Proteins co-encoded in one Helicoverpa zea isolate HzStark_Cry1AcR chromosome 18, ilHelZeax1.1, whole genome shotgun sequence genomic window:
- the LOC124639182 gene encoding actin-related protein 5, with translation MENILVLKDNKTVPDIVHEYSPTLKFGHIPLVIDNGSYQCRVGWSIYDEPNLIFKNLIARPRKDRCKKDAEPPATPPIQIGNDIINIEAVRFQLKTQFDKNVVTHFEAQEQVFDYIFSHLGIDSEGSVPHPIAMTEAFVTPNYCRQLMSELLFEGYGVPGVSYGIDSLFSMYRNNIGDTALIVNCGYHTIHIIPVIRGQVIVDHARRINLGGSEMIYYLHKLLQLKYPVHVNAITMSRVEEILQEHCSIALDYQEEIRKWANPDYYEANVKRVQLPYVQAASSSGLTAEQQKERKKEMARRLLEINARKREERLAEDEEQLNQLLAIKDMIEDGDTDEFNEAIKGFDIKSYEDLQRQISNINARIEKNKQRIAAAATAEENLETRPTGRMNPPTEPEAFQAWLSETRNKYRELVGRREARRARRAAMVKRRTAAAAERMRVISRLAAAGDDFGNQDSDWDAYKSISREADSDSEADGERLLELEEALREYEPPPANSSQHHQLHLAIEPLRAPELMFQPSMMGNLEAGLAETMEYMFKHFSPEDQLLLANNVFLTGGCSQFPGLKERLERELLEMRPFQSTHKVVMAQNPSLDAWYGARDFAGSNEFETWCISKEEYYEMGAEYLKEHYASNKYYMSPAPIVDNTLAPSIDSNVVKEEIVVDC, from the exons ATGGAGAATATATTAGTTCTAAAAGACAACAAGACTGTCCCGGATATTGTACACGAATATAGTCCTACGCTAAAGTTTGGACACATACCTTTGGTGATAGATAATG gatCGTACCAATGTAGAGTTGGCTGGTCGATTTATGATGAGCCTAACCTTATTTTCAAGAACTTGATAGCCAGGCCTCGAAAGGACCGATGTAAAAAAGATGCAGAGCCCCCAGCTACACCACCAATTCAGATTGGTAATGATATTATCAATATTGAAGCAGTAAG GTTTCAACTAAAGACTCAGTTTGATAAGAATGTGGTGACACATTTTGAAGCACAGGAGCAAGTGTTTGATTACATCTTCTCACATCTGGGAATAGACAGCGAGGGCAGTGTGCCGCATCCTATTGCTATGACTGAAGCCTTCGTTACTCCAAACTATTGTAGGCAGT TAATGTCAGAGCTGCTATTTGAAGGCTATGGTGTGCCAGGAGTGAGCTATGGAATTGATTCCTTGTTCAGTATGTACAGGAACAACATAGGAGACACAGCACTCATTGTCAACTGTGGCTACCATACAATACATATCATACCTGTCATCAGGGGACAAGTTATTGTGGATCATGCTAGAAGAATTAATTTGG GAGGCAGTGAAATGATATACTACTTACACAAGCTGCTTCAACTAAAGTACCCGGTACATGTGAATGCCATAACCATGTCTAGAGTTGAGGAAATACTTCAAGAGCACTGCTCTATAGCACTGGATTACCAAGAGGAGATCAGGAAATGGGCCAATCCTGATTACTATGAAGCTAATGTGAAGAGAGTTCAACTGCCTTATGTGCAAGCAGCTAGCTCTTCTGGATTGACAG CTGAGCagcaaaaggaaagaaagaaagagatGGCGAGGCGACTGCTCGAAATAAATGCAAGAAAACGAGAAGAGAGACTAGCTGAGGATGAGGAACAGTTGAATCAACTTCTTGCTATAAAG gacATGATAGAAGATGGTGATACTGATGAGTTTAATGAAGCAATTAAAGGTTTTGATATCAAAAGCTATGAAGATCTCCag AGACAAATTTCGAACATAAACGCGCGCATAGAGAAAAACAAACAACGCATTGCGGCCGCTGCTACAGCTGAAGAGAATTTGGAGACGCGTCCCACTGGACGTATGAACCCTCCCACGGAACCAGAAGCATTTCAAGCGTGGCTTAGTGAAACACGGAATAAG TACCGCGAGCTGGTGGGTCGGCGCGAGGCCCGGCGGGCTCGTCGCGCGGCGATGGTGAAGCGTcgcacggcggcggcggccgagCGCATGCGCGTCATCTcgcgcctcgccgccgccggGGACGACTTCGGCAACCAGGACTCCGACTGGGATGCTTATAAAAG TATAAGCCGTGAAGCAGATTCGGATTCAGAAGCGGACGGCGAACGTTTGCTGGAGTTAGAGGAAGCTCTTCGTGAATACGAACCCCCGCCAGCTAACTCCAGTCAGCACCATCAACTGCATCTGGCTATAGAGCCATTGAG ggcTCCAGAACTGATGTTCCAGCCTTCCATGATGGGCAACTTAGAGGCAGGCTTGGCCGAAACCATGGAATACATGTTCAAACACTTCAGTCCTGAGGACCAACTGTTGTTAGCTAACAATGTGTTCTTGACAGGTGGCTGTTCACAATTCCCAG GTTTAAAAGAGAGGCTCGAAAGAGAACTGCTAGAGATGCGACCATTCCAATCCACGCACAAAGTTGTGATGGCCCAAAACCCTAGTCTTGATGCCTGGTACGGAGCCCGGGACTTCGCGGGAAGCAATGAGTTCGAAACATGGTGTATTTCTAAAGAAGAATATTATGAAATGGGCGCAGAATACTTGAAGGAACATTATGCCAGTAATAAGTACTACATGAGCCCAGCACCTATCGTGGATAATACGCTCGCCCCGTCCATCGATTCTAACGTTGTGAAGGAAGAAATAGTAGTGGATTGTTGA